The Carnobacterium divergens nucleotide sequence TTCTTATTTATCTACCATTTGTCGGTATGCTAGATACAAATAAAGTAAAAGCAGAGGCAGCTTTTGAAAAAGAGTAATAGGATGTTAGGAGGAATTTTGTGAACTATCCAAAATTAATTGTAAAACGCGAAAATAAAATTTTAACGATTGATTGGTCGAGCTTTAGCAGCGATATTTATCAGTTATGGATTGGTACAGAGCCTAATAATGAAACGAAAGTTTTACAAATAGCTGAAAAGCAAGACTTTATTAAAATCAAAGCAGAATTTCCAATTTATTTTTTTCGAGTATTATTGAAAAATGGAACAGAATTTTTTACGCGGGAAGATTTAGTTGATTTAGAAGGAACTGTTAATTTTCGAGATTACGGAGGGTGGCAGGGATTTGATGGAAAAAATGTTATTTTTGGTAAATTGTATCGGTCAGATGTCTTGTCTCAACTAACTTCGCAAGATCTTGAGTACATTCAAAACCAGTTAGGGATTAAAACCGTGATTGATTACCGTAATGAAATCGAACGAGAGGCAGATCCTGATAAAAAATGGAAAGGAGCTACGTTTTATTCTTTAGACCCTAATGCTGATATGGCAGCAATGGCCTCAAATACATCTGAAAAAAGTGTGGCTACGCATCAAAAGCATTCATTTAAAGAAATGTTGGAAACAGTAGAAGGACGCGAAAACATTAAGAATTTAAAAACTAATATGACGGAACAATATCGTCAATTTGTCTTATCGCCACAGTCGCTAACGGTTTACCGTAAAGTGATTCAACTTCACTTAAAAAAAGAAAATACACCTATTTTACAACATTGTAAAGGTGGAAAAGACCGAACTGGATTTGGTGTTGCTATCCTTTTATTGTTATTGGGTGTCTCTGAAAAAGATGTAGCAACGGATTTCTTCTTAACAGACGAGTATCGCAAAGAACATATCGCCAGTCGAATGGAACTTTATAGAAAATATACAACTGATGAAGAAGTGTTAGATAATTTAAGGGCATTAACATCTTCTGAACCTGAGTATTTAGCGGCCACATTTGAAACGATAAAAGAAACTTATGGAAGTTTTGATCAGTTTGTTCAAGAAGGATTAAACATTTCACAACAAGAAATTGAGACACTAAGATCGTTGTATTTAGTGTAAAACGAAAATGATATGAAATAAACTGCTAAAGTAATTAAAAATTTAGCGGTTTATTTTTTTGTTTCTAAAAAAACAACTACATATATTATGTATGGTGATTCTAAATGGTTTTGTTATTTTATGAAATTAATTTCAAGTATGCGTTTACATTTGTTCAAAAGGGTGCTATATTATTAAATAGAAAACGTTATCTTTAAGAGGTTATCAGCTGATAGAAAAAATACAAAAAGTAGAAAGAAGGATGCTGGATGTTTGATTTTCTAAAAAATGTTCCTGTTCCAAAGAGTGCATTAACCATTTCAGAACAGCGGAAACGTTGGTTTAAAGAATTTATGAAACCGTTTTTTGTAGTGGTGATGATTTATATCACTATGTATTTGATTCGGAATAATTTTAAAGCGGCGCAACCCTTATTAAAAAGCCAGCTAGGGTTTACTACTACTGATTTAGGGTATATTGGGTTCACTTTTTCAATCGTTTATGGATTTGGTAAATTTATCTTAGGCTACATCGTGGATGGAAAGAACACGAAGAAAATTTTATCTGTGCTTTTATTTTTATCTTCTCTAACAGTTTTATGCATGGGTTTTCTATTTACGATGAATCATGTACCACTTGGTTGGATTGTTGTACTTTGGTCATTGAATGGTCTCTTTCAATGTGTTGGTGGACCGAGTTGTGCTTCTGTTATTACGCAATGGACAACTAAGAAAAATCGAGGGCGATATATTGGTTTATGGAATGCATCGCATAATATTGGCGGCGGTTTAGCTGGGATTTTTGCTATCTGGTGTGCGCAAACATTCTTTAAAGGAAGTGTAGCCGGGATGTTTATTTTACCCGCTATTGTAGCAAGTGTAATTGCTGTGCTTACTTTTTTTATTGGAAAAAATCGTCCAGAGGATTTAGGCTGGGCATCTAGCGAAGAAATCTTTGAAGAGCCTGTTGAAGAAGCAAATCAAGAAGCAGAAGATATGACAAAATGGCAAATTTTCAAAAAATACCTTTTAACGAATCCTTGGATTTGGTTATTGTGTGTGTCGAACGTTTTTGTGTACATCGTGAGAATTGGAATTGATAATTGGGCACCATTGTATGTCACGGAACACTTGAACTTTAGCAATGAAGCAGCAGCGAATACGATTTTTTATTTTGAAATGGGTGCGCTAGTAGGCTGCTTAGCTTGGGGGTATATTTCTGATTTCTTAAAGGGGCGTCCAGCATTAGTTGCAACAGTCAGTAGTTTTCTATTACCGATTGGGATTATTGGTTATCAATTTGGGACGACTGAATTGATTATTAATGGGTCATTGTTTATGTTGGGGATGATGATTTTTGGACCACAATTATTGATCAATATCTCAATGCTTGGTTTTGTACCTAAAAAAGCAACGGTTGTTGCAGGTGGATTGCTAGGAGCATTTGCGTATTTGTTTGGTGATTCAATGGCAAAAATTTTACTAGCAAAAATTTCAGATCCAACTCAAGCAGGTGTGAAGCTATTTAATACAGTTCTTCATGGGTGGGGTGATACATTTATTATTTTTTATATCGCTGTTGTGATTATTATTGTATTATTAGGAACGGTTGCATTTGCAGAAGAAAAACGAATTCGACAAGCTAAAATAAAAGTATAAGAAAGGGTGAAGCAGGATGGAAGTGACAAATTTTAGAGATTTAGGTGGGTTAAAAACAGAAGATGGGAAAACAATCAAGTATCGAAAACTTTTACGTTCAGGTGATTTATCAAATTTAAACCATCAAACCGTCAATGAGCTGATGAATGATTACGAATTGGCAACAATTGTTGATTTTAGAAGAGAATTTGAAATTCAACAGTCTCCAGATACAAAAATTCCAAAAACAACTTACATTAATCTTGATATCTTAGGGAAAATGGGTGCTAAAAATTCATCCTTAGAAGATTTTGCTCGATTAAAATCCGTTGATGCAGTAGACAATCATATGAAAGAAGTTTATACAGATTTAATTTTAAACCAAGGGGCACAAGAGGGATTTAAAGAATTTATGGAAATTATTGTTGCGAACAAAACGGGTTCTACCGTATTTCATTGTTTTGCAGGAAAAGACCGTACCGGTTACGCAGCAGCTTTAATTTTAGCTTTGTTAGGGGTCCCAGAAGAGGAAATTCGGAACGATTTTTTACTAACAAACACAGAAAGAAAACAAGCCAATGATCAGTTACTAGATACCTTTAGAGATAAGGGAATGGATGAGGAAGAAATAGCGGCTTTGTCAACAGCTTTGTATGTAAAACCAGCATATTTAGATTATGCTTTTTCCTTAATTAACGATCAGTATGGCACAGTTTTAAATTATGCTGAACAAGCTTTAGACTTCGATAAAGAAAAAGTGAGGCAACTAAGATCACTTTACCTAGAGGCATAAAAAAGTAATACTAATTAGAGTTGCTTTTATTTTTAGTTAACTGTAGCCAAGATTTCAAGGATAGAAATTTCTTTTTGATTTGTTTTATTATTCTTTTTTTGCGATAATTATAAGATAATAAGAAAACAGAAAGTGGGATTTGAGTCGTGGAAAAAGAAAAACAACAGCTGAGCATTGAAGTTGCAAGACTTTACTATCAATCTGATTTTAGCCAACAAGAAATTGCAACGAAACTAAAAATTTCTAGACCGACAGTATCCAGATTGCTCACATATGCAAAAGAAAAAGGTTTTGTGCAAATCAAAGTAACCGATCCTTTTGCTGACCTTGAAACACTAGGGAATAAAATTAAAGAGAAGTACAATTTATTAGAGGCTCATGTTGTTTTTTCACCGACAGCAAAGTATCAAATCATCACAGAATACATCAGTAAGTTTGCTGCTGAATACCTAGAATCCCATGTTAAAAATAGTGATATTTTAGGTGTGAGTTGGGGAACAACAATGTACGAAATTGCTAGAAAAATAACACCACAACAAGTAAAAGGTGTGGAGGTTGTACAATTAAAAGGAAGCATTAGTCATTCGGATGTGAACAATTATGCGAATGAAACCTTGGCGTTATTTGCGGAGGGGTTTCAAACAACAGCACGTAATTTACCACTACCAGTAGTGTTGGATAACGTTGTAGCTAAGGAATTAGTAGAGCAAGATCGCCACATCCATCAAATTATTGAAATGGGAGAAAAAGCAAATATCGCCATGTTTACAGTAGGAACAGTTCGTGACGAAGCGTTGTTATTCCGTCTGGGTTATTTTAATGGTGAAGAAGTCGACTTTCTAAAAGAGCACGCAGTTGGCGATATTTGTTCACGTTTTTTTGATAAAGAAGGCAATATTAGCAATGAAGAAATTAATCAACGGACAATTGGCATAGAATTAGCAGATTTGCGTAAGAAAGAACAGTCTATTTTAGTTGCGGGTGGTGAGCGGAAAGTCGAAGCAATTAATGGTGCATTAGTTGGAAATTATGCAAATGTCTTAATTATTGATCAATTTACGGCTGCAGAATTATTGGCCTATTAAAAAATTTGTTTCACCTACTTTTAGTATATGCAAAACAAAACAATTTACTTTTTAAACGGTCTAAAAAAATAAATTGACTGGTAAGATTGGGGTACTAATCTTACTAGCCAATTTTTTTAATGAAAAAACATAAACAATTACTTTTTTTCCTATCGGGTGATGTAGAAAGTTGAAACATAAAAGAACAAAAAAACATTAATTTAATAATAGGAAGTTTAAATTTTTGAGAGGGTGACATTAAATAAAAAAAGAAAAATGAACATAATTTCAACTTATGTTTTACATATGTTCAGATAAAAGGTATAATAAAAATATAAATCGAACTAGGAGTGATACAAATGAATGTAGCAAAAATGATTGATCACACACTTTTAAAACCAGAAGCAACAAAAGAAGCGGTTTTAAAAATAATTGAAGAAGCAAAAGAATACAAATTTGCATCCGTATGTTTAAATCCATATTGGGTAGCACTTGCAAGTAAAGAGTTAGCCGGTACAGGTGTTGATATTTGTACAGTTATCGGTTTTCCATTAGGCGCAAATACTTCTGCAACAAAAGCGTTCGAAACAGAAGATGCCATTAAAAATGGTGCAACTGAAGTTGATATGGTAATTAACGTAGGCGCTTTAAAATCAGGGGACGAAGCAACCGTATTAAAGGATATTAAAGCCGTTGTTAATGCAGCTAACGGAAAAGCTTTAGTGAAAGTTATTCTTGAAACATGCTTGCTAACAGACGAAGAAAAAGTCCGTGCTTCTGAATTATCTGTTGAAGCAGGAGCCGATTTTGTTAAAACATCGACTGGTTTTTCAACCGGTGGCGCGACAGCAGCAGATATCGCTTTGATGCGTAAAACCGTTGGACCAACTATTGGAGTGAAAGCATCAGGCGGAATTCGCACAACAGAAGATGTAGAGGCTATGATTAAAGCTGGAGCTTCAAGAATTGGCGCAAGTGCAAGTGTTGCCATCGTAACAAATGACAAACAAGCTAAAACAGACGGTTACTAAAAATGAATGGATAGAAAGATAGGGAGGGTTAAGCTACCTATCTTTCTATCAACAATAAAAAGTAACCGTATTCAATATGCTGTACAAATAACTTTAGTCCTCTAATTAGGACAATAAAAGAAGAATGGAATGGTGAAGAATATGAGAATGGTAGACGTTATTGAGAAAAAAAGAGATGGCAAAGAATTAACAACTGAAGAAATTCAATTTTTTATTAATGGATATACAGACGGTTCGATTCCTGATTATCAAGCAAGTGCATTAGCAATGGCGATTTATTTCCAAGATATGACCGATCGTGAACGCGCTGATTTAACAATGGCGATGGTAAATTCTGGCGAAACCATTGATTTATCTGCAATCGAAGGCATTAAAGTAGACAAACATTCAACAGGTGGCGTGGGTGACACGACAACCCTTGTTTTAGCTCCTTTAGTGGCGGCTTTAGATATTCCAGTAGCTAAGATGTCAGGACGTGGTCTAGGGCATACAGGTGGAACGATTGATAAATTAGAAGCGGTTGAAGGATTCCACGTAGAAATTACAAAGGATCAATTTATTGATTTAGTCAACCGTGATAAAGTAGCGGTGATTGGTCAAACGGGGAATTTAACACCAGCAGATAAAAAAATCTACGCATTACGTGATGTAACAGGAACGGTTAACTCTATTCCACTAATAGCAAGTTCAATTATGAGTAAAAAAATTGCAGCTGGCGCGGATGCGATCGTTTTAGATGTAAAAACTGGAGCAGGCGCCTTCATGAAAACACAAGAAGATGCAGAAAACCTAGCCCATGCAATGGTACGTATTGGAAATAATGTTAACCGCCAAACAATGGCCGTTATTTCAGATATGTCACAACCACTAGGATTCGCCATCGGAAATTCACTAGAAGTAAAAGAAGCGATTGATACCTTAAAAGGTGAAGGTCCAGAAGATTTAACTGAATTAGTATTAATTTTAGGCAGCCAAATGGTCGTTTTAGCTAAAAAAGCTAAAGATCTTGAAGAAGCACGCAAAATGCTGATTGAAGTGATGGAAAATGGCAAAGCCTTAGAAAAATTCAAAGAATTCCTAAACAATCAAGGTGGCGATGGATCAGTTGTAGACAATCCAGAAAAATTACCACAAGCAAAATATTTAATCGAAGTTCCAGCAAAAGAATCCGGCGTTGTATCGAATATGGTAGCCGATGAAATTGGAATTGCAGCAATGCTATTAGGGGCAGGACGTGCAACGAAAGAAGATGAGATTGATTTAGCTGTAGGATTAATGCTACGTAAAAAAGTAGGAGATGCTGTTGAAAAAGGGGAGTCATTAGTAACCATTTATGCAAACCGTGAAGACGTGGAAAATGTAAAAGAAAAAATCTATGACAATATTACGATTGCAGATTACGCAACAGAACCAAAACTAGTTCATAGTGTAATTGTAGACTAAATAAAAAAGTTGAAAACTATTCTAACCAGAATGGATTTCAACTTTTTTTTATTAAAATAGAAAATGATTACGTTTCAATTTTTTGTTTTTCAAAGTCGTGAAGTGTTTCAATTAAATTGGCCCAATCATTTTCTAGGGGCAAACTATTCCAGAAAAAAGTAGGAGTCGTCTGATTATTAAGATAGAAATCAGAAACAATTAAATCAACATTTTCTTCCATTTGCTCTGTCACAATTAATTGAAAAGGAAGATTGTTGAGTTTTTGAAGCAGGGAACGCTTTTGTAAATTATCTAACTTTGTAACGACTAACATTTTAATTTGCGGCTGATAATGTTCGGCAGCTAATTGAGTCTCTATTAATTTCATAACACTGTTTTGAAAGTAGTTAGACTGATTTCCGAAACACTTAATTTTAGTGAAAAGTTGAGTTAATTCAGCTTCATAACGATAAGTAAAAGTAGATGAATGAGATGAATTTTCTAGAAAGTGAATATATGAATCTCCTAAGTGAGTAGCTGAATACATCAAGTAAAGAAGTTCTTCTTTAAAAAGTTGAGATAGTTGAATTGTTGGAAAAACAACTTTAATATCTTCTAAAAATTGAGTCGTTTTTTGAATCAAGGGTTCATCTTGAATGTGTAGAAGAGAATCTGTTGGTATTTTCAAGATGTTTTGGATAATAAAAAATAAGAAATGGCATTCATTCGTTTTAGTTGGAATTTTAAATTTGTTGAGAAAATTTAAGATCAAAGGCTGAAGCACTGAAAAAAGCGGATGATGTTCCGCAACATTTTGATAAAGTGTTTCTCGATAATCAATGAAATCATTTAAGCGATACCTAGTTTCACAAATAGCAAACCAATAACGAAGCTTCTCTTTTTGAATCACTGAAAAGGTTTGATAAGTTAATCGTTCTAATTGGTGAATGAATGAGTCGTATTTTTGATCCGAAACGAGACGAAATGGCCAAGCAATGCCATTGCAAGTGTGGAAATAATAATAGAAAGCGAAAAAACGAATTCGCACTTCAGAACCGTTCAACTTTAAAGGTGAAAGATTGTAAGATATTTTGAAAGGCTTCAACAATTGATTCATTAAGCGAATATGACGGTAAAGGTAGCTGTAACTAACAAACTGTTTTTTTGCATAGGAATCAATGGTCTCATTTTGGTAGTGAAAATTGTACGAGAAAAAAGAAAAAAAGAGTGTTTCTTTTTCAATTTCGTAATACAGCGTGTCCATTGAAAATGAATTTTTTTTTGATAAAAAGTAGCCTTCCTTTGTTTTAACTAGTCGGATGTGTTGTTTATATTCAGCTAAATAGGGTTCTAGTTCGATTAAATAGCTTAGCAACGTTTTTCCGCTAATAGCTAGTTTTTTACTTAAAACACTTGCTGAACAAGGTGCATTTTGGGAAATTAATAATTTTAAAATTTCAATTTTTCGATAGGCAATTTTATCTAAGTTCGCAAGGTTAGGTAGCATTTATTTTTTTGTCCTTTCGTGATTCAAGAGTTTTCTTATTTCTAGAAATACCTTCTTTTTTTAAATGATTGTAAATAGTCGCATTCGAAACATGGCAAATTTTAGCAATTTTAGCAACAGATAGATCTGAAGTGTGGTAAAGGTGAAGTGCTTTTTCAAGTTCTTTAGTTCGAGGTGGGCGACCTAATTGTTTCCCGTTTAACTTAGCAGCATCCAAACCAGCCAAAACACGTTCTCGAATCAAGTCCGCTTCCATTTCTGCAAAGGCGCTCATAATAGTGAAGAAAAAACGTCCCATTGGAGTAGAAGTATCAATATTGTTTTGAATACTGATAAAATTAATATTATTTTTATCAAATTCTTCTAATAAATTCAGTAATTGTTTTGTTCCTCTGGCAAGTCGATCTAATTTGAAAATCACAAAAGTATCGCCTGACTTTAAGGAAGCTAAGGCTTTGTTTAATTCTGCACGTGCAATCTT carries:
- a CDS encoding tyrosine-protein phosphatase; its protein translation is MNYPKLIVKRENKILTIDWSSFSSDIYQLWIGTEPNNETKVLQIAEKQDFIKIKAEFPIYFFRVLLKNGTEFFTREDLVDLEGTVNFRDYGGWQGFDGKNVIFGKLYRSDVLSQLTSQDLEYIQNQLGIKTVIDYRNEIEREADPDKKWKGATFYSLDPNADMAAMASNTSEKSVATHQKHSFKEMLETVEGRENIKNLKTNMTEQYRQFVLSPQSLTVYRKVIQLHLKKENTPILQHCKGGKDRTGFGVAILLLLLGVSEKDVATDFFLTDEYRKEHIASRMELYRKYTTDEEVLDNLRALTSSEPEYLAATFETIKETYGSFDQFVQEGLNISQQEIETLRSLYLV
- the uhpT gene encoding hexose-6-phosphate:phosphate antiporter, whose product is MFDFLKNVPVPKSALTISEQRKRWFKEFMKPFFVVVMIYITMYLIRNNFKAAQPLLKSQLGFTTTDLGYIGFTFSIVYGFGKFILGYIVDGKNTKKILSVLLFLSSLTVLCMGFLFTMNHVPLGWIVVLWSLNGLFQCVGGPSCASVITQWTTKKNRGRYIGLWNASHNIGGGLAGIFAIWCAQTFFKGSVAGMFILPAIVASVIAVLTFFIGKNRPEDLGWASSEEIFEEPVEEANQEAEDMTKWQIFKKYLLTNPWIWLLCVSNVFVYIVRIGIDNWAPLYVTEHLNFSNEAAANTIFYFEMGALVGCLAWGYISDFLKGRPALVATVSSFLLPIGIIGYQFGTTELIINGSLFMLGMMIFGPQLLINISMLGFVPKKATVVAGGLLGAFAYLFGDSMAKILLAKISDPTQAGVKLFNTVLHGWGDTFIIFYIAVVIIIVLLGTVAFAEEKRIRQAKIKV
- a CDS encoding tyrosine-protein phosphatase, whose translation is MEVTNFRDLGGLKTEDGKTIKYRKLLRSGDLSNLNHQTVNELMNDYELATIVDFRREFEIQQSPDTKIPKTTYINLDILGKMGAKNSSLEDFARLKSVDAVDNHMKEVYTDLILNQGAQEGFKEFMEIIVANKTGSTVFHCFAGKDRTGYAAALILALLGVPEEEIRNDFLLTNTERKQANDQLLDTFRDKGMDEEEIAALSTALYVKPAYLDYAFSLINDQYGTVLNYAEQALDFDKEKVRQLRSLYLEA
- a CDS encoding sugar-binding transcriptional regulator, with the translated sequence MEKEKQQLSIEVARLYYQSDFSQQEIATKLKISRPTVSRLLTYAKEKGFVQIKVTDPFADLETLGNKIKEKYNLLEAHVVFSPTAKYQIITEYISKFAAEYLESHVKNSDILGVSWGTTMYEIARKITPQQVKGVEVVQLKGSISHSDVNNYANETLALFAEGFQTTARNLPLPVVLDNVVAKELVEQDRHIHQIIEMGEKANIAMFTVGTVRDEALLFRLGYFNGEEVDFLKEHAVGDICSRFFDKEGNISNEEINQRTIGIELADLRKKEQSILVAGGERKVEAINGALVGNYANVLIIDQFTAAELLAY
- the deoC gene encoding deoxyribose-phosphate aldolase; translated protein: MNVAKMIDHTLLKPEATKEAVLKIIEEAKEYKFASVCLNPYWVALASKELAGTGVDICTVIGFPLGANTSATKAFETEDAIKNGATEVDMVINVGALKSGDEATVLKDIKAVVNAANGKALVKVILETCLLTDEEKVRASELSVEAGADFVKTSTGFSTGGATAADIALMRKTVGPTIGVKASGGIRTTEDVEAMIKAGASRIGASASVAIVTNDKQAKTDGY
- a CDS encoding pyrimidine-nucleoside phosphorylase, with translation MRMVDVIEKKRDGKELTTEEIQFFINGYTDGSIPDYQASALAMAIYFQDMTDRERADLTMAMVNSGETIDLSAIEGIKVDKHSTGGVGDTTTLVLAPLVAALDIPVAKMSGRGLGHTGGTIDKLEAVEGFHVEITKDQFIDLVNRDKVAVIGQTGNLTPADKKIYALRDVTGTVNSIPLIASSIMSKKIAAGADAIVLDVKTGAGAFMKTQEDAENLAHAMVRIGNNVNRQTMAVISDMSQPLGFAIGNSLEVKEAIDTLKGEGPEDLTELVLILGSQMVVLAKKAKDLEEARKMLIEVMENGKALEKFKEFLNNQGGDGSVVDNPEKLPQAKYLIEVPAKESGVVSNMVADEIGIAAMLLGAGRATKEDEIDLAVGLMLRKKVGDAVEKGESLVTIYANREDVENVKEKIYDNITIADYATEPKLVHSVIVD
- a CDS encoding helix-turn-helix domain-containing protein, with amino-acid sequence MLPNLANLDKIAYRKIEILKLLISQNAPCSASVLSKKLAISGKTLLSYLIELEPYLAEYKQHIRLVKTKEGYFLSKKNSFSMDTLYYEIEKETLFFSFFSYNFHYQNETIDSYAKKQFVSYSYLYRHIRLMNQLLKPFKISYNLSPLKLNGSEVRIRFFAFYYYFHTCNGIAWPFRLVSDQKYDSFIHQLERLTYQTFSVIQKEKLRYWFAICETRYRLNDFIDYRETLYQNVAEHHPLFSVLQPLILNFLNKFKIPTKTNECHFLFFIIQNILKIPTDSLLHIQDEPLIQKTTQFLEDIKVVFPTIQLSQLFKEELLYLMYSATHLGDSYIHFLENSSHSSTFTYRYEAELTQLFTKIKCFGNQSNYFQNSVMKLIETQLAAEHYQPQIKMLVVTKLDNLQKRSLLQKLNNLPFQLIVTEQMEENVDLIVSDFYLNNQTTPTFFWNSLPLENDWANLIETLHDFEKQKIET
- a CDS encoding recombinase family protein; protein product: MAIIGYMRVSTHQQKFDSQQKALEAYGVDKIYKEYESGRKIARAELNKALASLKSGDTFVIFKLDRLARGTKQLLNLLEEFDKNNINFISIQNNIDTSTPMGRFFFTIMSAFAEMEADLIRERVLAGLDAAKLNGKQLGRPPRTKELEKALHLYHTSDLSVAKIAKICHVSNATIYNHLKKEGISRNKKTLESRKDKKINAT